Genomic window (Streptosporangium brasiliense):
CGACCGGAAATGCACCGGCGAGAACTACCGCGCCGTCGGCGCATTTCCCCAAAAGCTCAGGGACATGGCGCCGCACCCGGCCCGCAAGCTCAGCCGCGGCCAGCGGCGGATCCTCGCGGCCGCCTTCGCCACCGCCGCCGACGCCACCGCCCGCCGCAATCCGCACGCCTTCTACTACTTCGGGCGGCCGAACGAGCCGGGGCTACGCGGCGGCCAGGTCGCCTTCGGCCAGGACATCACGCTCGACGGGGTGCGGTTCGTACGCGACCTGCGGGTCAGCGGACCGATCAAGCTCACGCAGGACGGTCGTGCCACCGCAACCCTCACGGCCGAGACCGGCAGGCGCACCCATGAGGTGACGCTGACCTGGACGGCGTTCTCCACCCGGCCGGCCTTGTCCGGCACCTTCGATGGCATTCCCTTCGACTAGTCACCGCAGCACAGACACCGCGTTGCAGCCAGGTGCACGGCGAAGTCACGTGACTCAGGGAGAATTTCAGCGTGCGCGTGGCCCGAAACTACATGAGGATCGTGCGTTTCTTCGGACGGCCCCGGGTCTTCGACACGACGCTGGTGATCGTGCTCCCCGTCCCGGTGCTCGTGGGCATGATCGCCCTGCTGGTCCAGGGTGAGACGCGGGCGACGCTGACCGCCGGGCTCCAAGTGGTGGGTTCCCTGTGCCTGCTGATGAGGCGTGGCCGGCCGATCTGGACCGCCGGGCTGACAGCCGCGCTGGGCATCGTAAGCATCGCGACGCAGTTGCTGCCCGTCTCCAGCGTGACGAGCCTGCCCTCGATCGTCGCGTACTACAGCCTGGGGCGCTACACGACCGGCCGCCCGACATTGATCACATCGGCGACCCTCTTCGTCGTCTACGTGATCGCTGCGGAACTGTTCCACGTCGCGGCGGGCGGCTGGTTGTGGTCCCTGTTCGCCGTTTCAGTGCCCGTGGGCATCGGCCAGTTCGTCCGGCTCAGGACCGAGCTCAACGAACGCAGCAGGCAGGAGACCGCCGACGCCGCCGTGCGCGCCGAGCGGCGGCGCATCGCCAGGGAACTGCACGACGTGGTCGCCCACCACATCACCGTGATCAACGCCCTGGTCGGCGGCGCACGGGCCACGCTCCCACCCGGGCAGGAGGTCACCAAGGACGCTCTGGAGAGCGCCGAGCAGACGGCGCGCCAGGCGATGTCGGAGATGCGCCGCCTGCTCGACGTGCTCAGGGCCGATGACAACGAAGGACCGGACGCCGCGACGGGGGTGGGCGCGGAGCGGCTGCCCGTACTGATCAAGGAGGCCAGGTCGTCGGGATTGCCCGCCAACTTGACGGTGACCGGCGAGCCCGTCGAGCTGCCCGCCGCGGTGGACCACGCCGTCTACCGCATCGTGCAGGAGGCGCTGACCAACACGCGCAAGCACGCCGTCAGCGCCAAGGCCGGCGTGCGTCTGGCGTACGAGCCGGCCGCGGTGGAGGTCGAGGTGATCGACGACGGCCTGGCGAGGCAGACCAGCACGCCGGGGTTCGGACTCGTCGGCATGGCCGAGCGGGTGGCGTTATGCGGTGGCCGGCTGTCCACGGGCCCGCGCCCAGAAGGCGGTTTCCGGGTGCACGCCCGCATCCCCCTGGAGAGATCGTGATCAGAGTTCTACTGGCCGACGACCACGCGCTGGTACGCAAGGGCTTCAAGCTGATGCTGGACGCCCAGCCCGACCTCAGCGTGGTCGGCGAGGCCGCCGACGGCGCGGAGGCGGTGGAACTGAGCAGGAACCTCCGGCCGGACGTGGTGCTCATGGACCTGCACATGCCCGGCCTGGACGGCGTGCGCGCCACCGAGCTGATCACCGCGCAGCTGCCGGGCGTCCGGGTGCTCGCGCTGAGCACGTTCGACCTGGACGAGAACGTGGTCGCGGCACTGAGGGCCGGCGCCGACGGCTTCCTGCCCAAGGACATCTCCTTCGAGGAGCTCGTCGAGGGCGTACGCGTGGTGCACCGCGGCGAGTCAGCCGTCGCGCCGCGCCTGCTGACCAGGCTCATCGGCACGTTCGTCCGCACCTCGCGCCCAAGGACGATGCCCGCCGAACCGGCCGGGCTGACCGACAGGGAACGGGAAATCCTCATCTTGATCGCCCGGGGCCGTTCGAACTCGGAGATCGCCGCTGACCTGACCGTCTCCCCGTCGACCGTCAAAAACCACGTGACGAGCCTGTTCGCCAAGATAGGCGTCAGGGACCGGGCGCAGGCCGTCATCGTCGCCTACGAGGCGGCGTTGGTCCAACCTGGAGAGTAGGAACAGGATCCCGGAGTCCTCGCCCGAGAACCGTCCCCGGGCGCGACGAAAACGACCGCCGGCGACGGCAGCCTTGGATCATGAACGCGGTCCGAGCAGCGAATCTGAGCAAGCACTACGGCGGGGTCGCCGCGGTCGCCGACCTGACGTTCGACGTCGAGCCCGGTCAGGTGACCGGGTCCCTGGTCCTGAACGGAGCCGGGAAATCCACGACCATGCGCATGATCCTCGGACTCGACCGGCCCTCGGTCGGGTCGGTGCTCATAGACGGCCGGCCATACCACTAGTTGAAGCATCCCCTGCGCAAGGTCGGCGCGCTACTGGACGCCAAGGCCGTGCGCAGCGGGCGCAGCGCGCGCAACCACCTGCCGGCCATCGCCCAGAGCAACGGCATCCCCGCGAACCGGGTGAACGAGGTGCTGGAGACGGTAGGCCTGCGGGAGGTGGCCAAGCGCTGGTCGAGCCGGCAGAACATGTGCCGGCGGACATCGCCACGCACCAGCCGCTGCTTGCCCGTATCAACCGATCGGTTGATGCCGTAATCCACCACCCCGCTCCCCGTACGGACGATCCGTCACCCCCGCCCCCGCGCGATTCTCAAGGCATGCCAACACACCGGGAGCCCGCCCTCCGCACCACCGGACTCCGCAAAGCCTTCGGCGACCACCTGGCCGTCGACGACATCCACCTCACCGTCCCCGCCGGATCCTTCTACGGCCTGGTCGGCCCCAACCGAGCCGGCAAGACCACCACCCTGGCCATGGCCGTCGGCCTGCTCCGCCCCGACTCCGGCAGCGCCGAGATCTTCGGCGTCGACGTCTGGCGTGACACCGTCCAGGCCAAGGGACTGATCG
Coding sequences:
- a CDS encoding sensor histidine kinase, which codes for MRVARNYMRIVRFFGRPRVFDTTLVIVLPVPVLVGMIALLVQGETRATLTAGLQVVGSLCLLMRRGRPIWTAGLTAALGIVSIATQLLPVSSVTSLPSIVAYYSLGRYTTGRPTLITSATLFVVYVIAAELFHVAAGGWLWSLFAVSVPVGIGQFVRLRTELNERSRQETADAAVRAERRRIARELHDVVAHHITVINALVGGARATLPPGQEVTKDALESAEQTARQAMSEMRRLLDVLRADDNEGPDAATGVGAERLPVLIKEARSSGLPANLTVTGEPVELPAAVDHAVYRIVQEALTNTRKHAVSAKAGVRLAYEPAAVEVEVIDDGLARQTSTPGFGLVGMAERVALCGGRLSTGPRPEGGFRVHARIPLERS
- a CDS encoding response regulator; its protein translation is MIRVLLADDHALVRKGFKLMLDAQPDLSVVGEAADGAEAVELSRNLRPDVVLMDLHMPGLDGVRATELITAQLPGVRVLALSTFDLDENVVAALRAGADGFLPKDISFEELVEGVRVVHRGESAVAPRLLTRLIGTFVRTSRPRTMPAEPAGLTDREREILILIARGRSNSEIAADLTVSPSTVKNHVTSLFAKIGVRDRAQAVIVAYEAALVQPGE
- a CDS encoding ATP-binding cassette domain-containing protein, whose amino-acid sequence is MNAVRAANLSKHYGGVAAVADLTFDVEPGQVTGSLVLNGAGKSTTMRMILGLDRPSVGSVLIDGRPYH